CCAGTTCCAGTCCGGCATGATCGAGGGCCGGGAGAACGTGGACACCTCCCACCCCGAGCTCGCGTTTGTGCTGCACGCCGACGGCCACGGCACCCCGGACCTGAAGTTCGGCACGTGGAACGTGCTGCAGCAGGGCCTGGTGGGCGAGTGGTTCATGGCGTGGAAGAACTTCATCGACGAGGACACCCCGACCTTCTCCCCGGAGCAGACCTACACCGAGGTCGACCCGCGCCCTTGGTTCGTTTCCTACCAGTAGATTTCACACCCGAAAAGGCTTCCGCACCCCCGCGGGAGCCTTTAGTGTTGGGTGCATGAGTGTCGAACTCGACGAGGTCAGTGGTTTTCTTGCGCAGCACGAGCCGTTCTCCCGGCTGCCGGAAGAGGCCCTGGCGGAGGTGACCGCCGCGATGACGATGGAGTACGTCCGCCGTGGCCAGGAGATCGTCTCACTGGGCCAGCGCAACGACAACCTGCACGTCATCCGCACGGGTGCGGTCGACGTGATCGGGGACGAGGGGATCCTGCTCGATCGTCGCGACGCCGGCCGCACCTTCGGTTACTCCACCCTGGTGGGGGAGCCGGAGTCGCGCTACACCGTCACCGCGGTGGAGGACACCCTGCTCCTGGTGATGCCCCGCGAGGCGTTCGCTGCGCTGGCGGAGAAACACCCGGACATCGACCGCTTCTACTCCTCGCTCTCCCTGCGCATCTCCCGCGCCGCCGCCGAGCTGCGCAGTGACCCCGCCCAGGACGTGCTGGCCACTGGGGTGAGGGAGATGATGGGCGACCGGGGGGCCGTGCAGACGGACGCGGCGACGTCGATACGCGACGCGGCCCGCGCGATGATCGACGGCAACGTCTCCAGCCTGATCGTCACCTCCGGGGGTGTGCTCGCGGGGATCCTCACCGACAAGGACCTGCGGGGACGGGTCGTGGCCGGGGGAGTCGACCCCGCGCGGCCGGTGGCCGAGGTGATGACCCCCGACCCCGTCACCATCTCGCCCGACGCGCTCGCCTTCGAGGCCATTCTGCTCATGAGCGAGCTCGGCGTGCACCACCTGCCCGTGGTCGAGGAGGGGCGCACGGTCGGCGTGGTGTCCTCGGGTGACCTGTCGCGACTGCTCAAGGCCAATCCCATCTTCCTCACCGCCGACCTTTCGCGCCGCGGGGTGGCGGAGCTGGAGGGCGCGTACCGACGCGCCGCCGAGACCGCGATCCGCCTCATCGACCGCGGCGCGGGCGCCCGGGAGTCGGCGCAGGTGCTCACCACGGTGGGCGACGCCCTGGTCCGGCGGCTGATTACGCTGTTCGAGGAGTCCGCGGGACCCACCCCGGTGGAGTACGCCTTCGTCGCCGTGGGTTCGCAGGGCCGCCGCGAGATGGGCCCGGCCTCGGACCAGGACAACGCCCTCATCCTCGCCGACGACTACGACGAGGCCAGCCACGGCGACTATTTCGAACGCTTATCGACGTTTGTGTGCACCGGTCTGGACCGCGCCGGCCAGGTCGTCTGCCCCGGCGGCATGATGGCCATGAACCCGGAGTGGCGCATGACCCGGAGCGAGTGGATGGACACGTTCCACCGCTGGATCATGGCGCCGCAACCGGACGCGCTGCTCAACGCGCAGATCTACTTCGACATGCGTGCCCTCGCCGGCGCCCCCGAGCTCGCCGAGGACGTACACGCCGCGGCCGTGGAACTCGCCGCGGGCGCGCCCCGGCTGCACGCGCACCTGGCCGCGCTCGCCTCGCGCCGCGAACCGCCGCTGGGATTCTTCCGCGGCTTCGTGGTGGAGAAGAACGGCGAGTACGCCGACACCCTGGACGTGAAGAAGGGCGGCACCGCCGCGCTGGTGCAGATGGCGCGGCTCTACGCCATCAAGGCCGGGGTGACGGCCGTGGGCACCCGCGAGCGCTTCGAGCTCTCCGCCGGGCACTCCCTCTCTCCGCAGGGCGCGGAGAATCTCCTCGACGCCTTCGACTTCCTCTCGGCGTTGACCCACCGCTACCAGGCGCAGCAGCTGCGGGCGGGCAACGCACCCGACTACCACATCGACCCCGCGCAGCTGACCACGAGCAACCGGGAGAACCTGCGGGACGCCTTCCAGATCATCAAGAAGATGCAGACCGCGCTGTCCTCCGCCCACCCCGTTCGCAGCATCTGATGTGGCCCCGCCGCCCGAGAACACCGGCC
This sequence is a window from Corynebacterium doosanense CAU 212 = DSM 45436. Protein-coding genes within it:
- a CDS encoding DUF294 nucleotidyltransferase-like domain-containing protein, with product MSVELDEVSGFLAQHEPFSRLPEEALAEVTAAMTMEYVRRGQEIVSLGQRNDNLHVIRTGAVDVIGDEGILLDRRDAGRTFGYSTLVGEPESRYTVTAVEDTLLLVMPREAFAALAEKHPDIDRFYSSLSLRISRAAAELRSDPAQDVLATGVREMMGDRGAVQTDAATSIRDAARAMIDGNVSSLIVTSGGVLAGILTDKDLRGRVVAGGVDPARPVAEVMTPDPVTISPDALAFEAILLMSELGVHHLPVVEEGRTVGVVSSGDLSRLLKANPIFLTADLSRRGVAELEGAYRRAAETAIRLIDRGAGARESAQVLTTVGDALVRRLITLFEESAGPTPVEYAFVAVGSQGRREMGPASDQDNALILADDYDEASHGDYFERLSTFVCTGLDRAGQVVCPGGMMAMNPEWRMTRSEWMDTFHRWIMAPQPDALLNAQIYFDMRALAGAPELAEDVHAAAVELAAGAPRLHAHLAALASRREPPLGFFRGFVVEKNGEYADTLDVKKGGTAALVQMARLYAIKAGVTAVGTRERFELSAGHSLSPQGAENLLDAFDFLSALTHRYQAQQLRAGNAPDYHIDPAQLTTSNRENLRDAFQIIKKMQTALSSAHPVRSI